One Phaseolus vulgaris cultivar G19833 chromosome 4, P. vulgaris v2.0, whole genome shotgun sequence DNA window includes the following coding sequences:
- the LOC137836930 gene encoding SNF1-related protein kinase catalytic subunit alpha KIN10-like isoform X2 encodes MDRSTGRSGGGSVDMFLPNYKLGKTLGIGSFGKVKIAEHVLTGHKVAIKILNRHKIRSMEMEEKVRREIKILRLFMHHHIIRLYEVIETSTDIYVVMEYVKSGELFDYIVEKGRLQEDEARHFFQQIISGVEYCHRNMVVHRDLKPENLLLDSKFNIKIADFGLSNIMRDGHFLKTSCGSPNYAAPEVISGKLYAGPEVDVWSCGVILYALLCGTLPFDDENIPNLFKKIKGGIYTLPSHLSPGARELIPRMLVVDPMKRMTIPEIRQHPWFQVRLPRYLAVPPPDTLQQAKKIDEEVIQEVVNMGFDRNQLVESLANRIQNKGTVTYYLLFDNRFRVFSGYLGAEFQETMDSGFNRVHSSEVAPPVVGHHSTGYMDYQGVGLRQQFPAERKWALGLQSRAQPREIMTEVLKALQELNVCWKKIGHYNMKCRWVASIPGNHEGMINNSVHSNHYFGNDSNIIEDEAVSKSNVVKFEVQLYKAREEKYLLDLQRVQGPQFLFLDLCAAFLSQLRVL; translated from the exons ATGGACAGATCAACTGGCCGTAGTGGCGGTGGAAGTGTGGACATGTTTCTACCAAATTATAAGTTGGGGAAAACACTTGGCATTGGATCCTTTGGGAAGGTGAAAATTGCAGAGCATGTACTGACTGGTCATAAAGTTGCTATAAAGATCCTTAACCGCCACAAGATAAGAAGtatggaaatggaagaaaaag TTAGAAgggaaatcaaaattttaagatTGTTTATGCATCATCACATTATTCGACTTTATGAGGTCATAGAAACCTCAACAGACATATATGTTGTTATGGAATATGTGAAATCTGGAGAGCTCTTTGATTACATAGTCGAGAAGGGTAGGTTGCAAGAGGATGAAGCCCGCCATTTTTTTCAGCAG ATAATTTCTGGTGTGGAGTACTGTCACAGGAATATGGTGGTTCATAGAGACCTGAAGCCTGAGAATTTACTTTTGGACTCCAAATTTAATATCAAGATTGCTGATTTTGGCTTGAGCAATATCATGCGTGATGGTCACTTTCTTAAGACAAGTTGCGGAAGCCCTAACTATGCAGCTCCAGAG GTTATCTCTGGGAAATTGTATGCTGGACCTGAAGTAGATGTCTGGAGCTGTGGTGTAATTTTATATGCCCTTCTCTGTGGCACTCTTCCTTTTGATGATGAAAACATTCCCAatctctttaaaaaaataaag GGTGGGATATACACTCTTCCTAGTCATCTATCACCTGGTGCTAGAGAATTGATACCAAGGATGCTTGTGGTGGATCCCATGAAGAGGATGACCATACCTGAGATACGTCAACACCCATGGTTCCAAGTTCGTCTGCCACGTTATTTAGCAGTGCCACCACCAGATACACTGCAACAAGCCAAAAAG ATCGACGAGGAGGTTATTCAAGAAGTGGTTAATATGGGATTTGACAGAAATCAATTGGTTGAATCTCTTGCGAATAGAATACAAAACAAG GGTACTGTAACATACTATTTGTTATTCGACAACCGGTTTCGTGTGTTTAGTGGTTATCTTGGAGCTGAATTTCAAGAGACAATG GATTCTGGTTTCAACCGGGTCCACTCCAGTGAAGTTGCTCCTCCAGTTGTTGGACACCACAGCACTGGGTATATGGATTATCAGGGAGTAGGATTGCGGCAACAGTTCCCTGCTGAGAGAAAATGGGCCCTTGGTCTTCAG TCTCGAGCGCAACCACGTGAAATAATGACTGAGGTCCTTAAAGCTCTGCAAGAATTAAATGTTTGTTGGAAGAAGATTGGACACTATAACATGAAGTGCAGATGGGTTGCTAGCATTCCTGGTAATCATGAAGGAATGATTAACAATTCTGTGCATAGTAATCATTACTTTGGAAATGATTCCAACATCATTGAAGATGAGGCTGTTTCTAAGTCAAATGTGGTAAAGTTTGAAGTGCAG CTTTACAAAGCTCGTGAGGAGAAGTATCTCCTTGATCTTCAAAGGGTCCAGGGCCCCCAGTTTCTTTTCTTGGATCTCTGTGCTGCTTTCCTTTCACAGCTTCGTGTACTCTAG
- the LOC137836930 gene encoding SNF1-related protein kinase catalytic subunit alpha KIN10-like isoform X1: protein MLFSFVNTSMIIKMDRSTGRSGGGSVDMFLPNYKLGKTLGIGSFGKVKIAEHVLTGHKVAIKILNRHKIRSMEMEEKVRREIKILRLFMHHHIIRLYEVIETSTDIYVVMEYVKSGELFDYIVEKGRLQEDEARHFFQQIISGVEYCHRNMVVHRDLKPENLLLDSKFNIKIADFGLSNIMRDGHFLKTSCGSPNYAAPEVISGKLYAGPEVDVWSCGVILYALLCGTLPFDDENIPNLFKKIKGGIYTLPSHLSPGARELIPRMLVVDPMKRMTIPEIRQHPWFQVRLPRYLAVPPPDTLQQAKKIDEEVIQEVVNMGFDRNQLVESLANRIQNKGTVTYYLLFDNRFRVFSGYLGAEFQETMDSGFNRVHSSEVAPPVVGHHSTGYMDYQGVGLRQQFPAERKWALGLQSRAQPREIMTEVLKALQELNVCWKKIGHYNMKCRWVASIPGNHEGMINNSVHSNHYFGNDSNIIEDEAVSKSNVVKFEVQLYKAREEKYLLDLQRVQGPQFLFLDLCAAFLSQLRVL from the exons ATTATAAAAATGGACAGATCAACTGGCCGTAGTGGCGGTGGAAGTGTGGACATGTTTCTACCAAATTATAAGTTGGGGAAAACACTTGGCATTGGATCCTTTGGGAAGGTGAAAATTGCAGAGCATGTACTGACTGGTCATAAAGTTGCTATAAAGATCCTTAACCGCCACAAGATAAGAAGtatggaaatggaagaaaaag TTAGAAgggaaatcaaaattttaagatTGTTTATGCATCATCACATTATTCGACTTTATGAGGTCATAGAAACCTCAACAGACATATATGTTGTTATGGAATATGTGAAATCTGGAGAGCTCTTTGATTACATAGTCGAGAAGGGTAGGTTGCAAGAGGATGAAGCCCGCCATTTTTTTCAGCAG ATAATTTCTGGTGTGGAGTACTGTCACAGGAATATGGTGGTTCATAGAGACCTGAAGCCTGAGAATTTACTTTTGGACTCCAAATTTAATATCAAGATTGCTGATTTTGGCTTGAGCAATATCATGCGTGATGGTCACTTTCTTAAGACAAGTTGCGGAAGCCCTAACTATGCAGCTCCAGAG GTTATCTCTGGGAAATTGTATGCTGGACCTGAAGTAGATGTCTGGAGCTGTGGTGTAATTTTATATGCCCTTCTCTGTGGCACTCTTCCTTTTGATGATGAAAACATTCCCAatctctttaaaaaaataaag GGTGGGATATACACTCTTCCTAGTCATCTATCACCTGGTGCTAGAGAATTGATACCAAGGATGCTTGTGGTGGATCCCATGAAGAGGATGACCATACCTGAGATACGTCAACACCCATGGTTCCAAGTTCGTCTGCCACGTTATTTAGCAGTGCCACCACCAGATACACTGCAACAAGCCAAAAAG ATCGACGAGGAGGTTATTCAAGAAGTGGTTAATATGGGATTTGACAGAAATCAATTGGTTGAATCTCTTGCGAATAGAATACAAAACAAG GGTACTGTAACATACTATTTGTTATTCGACAACCGGTTTCGTGTGTTTAGTGGTTATCTTGGAGCTGAATTTCAAGAGACAATG GATTCTGGTTTCAACCGGGTCCACTCCAGTGAAGTTGCTCCTCCAGTTGTTGGACACCACAGCACTGGGTATATGGATTATCAGGGAGTAGGATTGCGGCAACAGTTCCCTGCTGAGAGAAAATGGGCCCTTGGTCTTCAG TCTCGAGCGCAACCACGTGAAATAATGACTGAGGTCCTTAAAGCTCTGCAAGAATTAAATGTTTGTTGGAAGAAGATTGGACACTATAACATGAAGTGCAGATGGGTTGCTAGCATTCCTGGTAATCATGAAGGAATGATTAACAATTCTGTGCATAGTAATCATTACTTTGGAAATGATTCCAACATCATTGAAGATGAGGCTGTTTCTAAGTCAAATGTGGTAAAGTTTGAAGTGCAG CTTTACAAAGCTCGTGAGGAGAAGTATCTCCTTGATCTTCAAAGGGTCCAGGGCCCCCAGTTTCTTTTCTTGGATCTCTGTGCTGCTTTCCTTTCACAGCTTCGTGTACTCTAG
- the LOC137836378 gene encoding ethylene-responsive transcription factor ERN1-like — translation MARKRKGGEVVEEREICEGSMAWDEMMKQAAALGGVQRARKRFVGVRQRPSGRWVAEIKDTIQKIRVWLGTFDTAEEAARAYDEAACLLRGANTRTNFWPCSQSSTSPALSSKITNLLLQRLKERNNNNNCSSSSTSTSLLINHQHMQQEVDAYGDGSTQFSIDQFTDFLNDPEDYSASNNDFINNTAQIDYITSSFESCLTEKDGGTKVDVQYKTNIVTPQTSSNDSNSGVEDSEEEGTDTNFDVHDFRFLDNIAPPSYYSPFEMAEEMEEPVEAENYGGDEPSMLRAVMKRMTYERKFSASLYAFNGIPECLKLKLESGNMKGRGITDQLTSLQMACSKNRLKKNEEVKEYMEAMDGKQEEHHQQTTTDMDSSSVDGELLLWNSLDLPPICFVNLLENGSFN, via the coding sequence ATGGCAAGGAAGAGAAAGGGTGGTGAAGTAGTTGAAGAGAGAGAGATATGTGAGGGAAGCATGGCTTGGGATGAGATGATGAAACAGGCTGCAGCACTTGGAGGAGTCCAAAGAGCCAGGAAGAGGTTTGTTGGGGTGAGGCAAAGGCCATCAGGTAGATGGGTGGCTGAGATCAAAGACACCATTCAGAAGATAAGAGTGTGGTTGGGGACTTTTGACACTGCTGAGGAAGCTGCAAGAGCCTATGATGAGGCTGCTTGCTTGCTTAGAGGTGCAAACACAAGGACAAACTTCTGGCCATGTTCTCAATCCTCCACAAGTCCAGCACTTTCCTCAAAAATCACCAATCTCCTCCTTCAGAGGCTTAAAGAAaggaacaacaacaacaactgctcctcttcctccacctccaccTCACTTCTCATCAACCACCAACATATGCAACAAGAAGTTGATGCATATGGTGATGGTTCAACACAATTCTCAATTGACCAATTCACTGATTTTCTCAATGACCCTGAAGATTATAGCGCAAGCAACAATGACTTCATCAACAACACTGCACAAATTGACTACATTACTAGTAGTTTTGAATCATGTTTGACTGAAAAAGATGGGGGGACAAAAGTGGATGTGCAATACAAAACCAACATTGTGACACCACAGACTTCAAGTAATGACAGCAACTCAGGAGTGGAGGACAGTGAAGAAGAAGGCACAGACACTAACTTTGATGTCCATGATTTTAGGTTCCTAGACAACATTGCTCCACCTAGTTACTACTCTCCTTTTGAGATGGCTGAAGAGATGGAGGAGCCTGTGGAGGCAGAGAACTATGGTGGTGATGAGCCTTCAATGCTTAGAGCTGTGATGAAGAGAATGACATATGAGAGGAAGTTCTCAGCCTCTCTCTATGCCTTCAATGGAATACCTGAATGCTTGAAGTTGAAACTTGAATCAGGAAACATGAAAGGAAGAGGAATAACTGATCAATTAACCAGCCTTCAAATGGCTTGTAGCAAAAACAGACTTAAGAAGAATGAAGAGGTGAAAGAGTACATGGAAGCAATGGATGGAAAACAGGAAGAACACCaccaacaaacaacaactgacATGGATTCTTCTAGTGTTGATGGGGAACTGTTACTTTGGAATTCACTAGATCTTCCTCCAATTTGCTTTGTTAACTTGCTAGAAAACGGTTCATTCAATTAG